TCGTCATCATCGCGGCCGGACGCGGGTCGCTCGATCAATTCGAATCGGCCGAGCAGGCCGTCAACGACGGAAAGTCCGATGTCGCAGGCTGATTTCGTCGCCGTTGCGGGTTTCGTCGTCCTGTTCGCCCTCATGGCGCTGCGCGTGCCGATCGGCGTCGCCATGGGCCTCGTCGGCGTCGGCGGTTTCGCCGCCATCACCGGCATGAAGCCGGCGCTCAACCTGCTCGCCCAGTCGCCGATCCGGGTGATCAGCGACTTCAACCTGAGCCTGATCCCCTTCTTCATCCTGATGGGCGTCTTCGCCACCAATTCCGGCATGTCGCGCGAGCTGTTCCGCGCCGGTCACGCCTGGCTCGGCTTCCTGAAGGGCGGGATGGCGCTGTCGACCATCGCCGCCTGTGGCGGCTTCGCCGCGATCTGCGGCTCGTCGGTCGCCACGGCGGCGACCATGACCAAGGTTGCCTTGCCGGAAATGCGCCGCGTCGGCTATCCGGACGGGGTCTCGAGCGGGGTCATCGCGGCCGGCGGCACGCTCGGCATCCTCATTCCGCCGTCGGTCGTCCTCGCCGTCTATGCCTTCATCACCGAACAGGACGTGGGCAAGCTCTTCATCGCCGGCATCCTGCCCGGCATTCTCGCCATCGTCATGTACATGCTCACCGTCCGGATCGCCTACGGCCGTTCGCTCCCGCCCGGCGAGCGATTCGTATGGGGCGAAGCCATCCGATCGCTGCGCGACGTCTGGGCGGTGCTGATCCTCTTCATCGCCATCATCGGCTCGATGTATCTCGGCATCGCCACCGCCACCGAAGCAGCCGCGGTCGGCTCCGTGCTGACCTGCCTGATCGGCGTGCTGCGCGGCCGGCTGAACGTCGCCAGGATCATGGACAGCCTGATAGAGGCGCTG
The nucleotide sequence above comes from Aquibium microcysteis. Encoded proteins:
- a CDS encoding TRAP transporter large permease codes for the protein MSQADFVAVAGFVVLFALMALRVPIGVAMGLVGVGGFAAITGMKPALNLLAQSPIRVISDFNLSLIPFFILMGVFATNSGMSRELFRAGHAWLGFLKGGMALSTIAACGGFAAICGSSVATAATMTKVALPEMRRVGYPDGVSSGVIAAGGTLGILIPPSVVLAVYAFITEQDVGKLFIAGILPGILAIVMYMLTVRIAYGRSLPPGERFVWGEAIRSLRDVWAVLILFIAIIGSMYLGIATATEAAAVGSVLTCLIGVLRGRLNVARIMDSLIEALRTSVAIYTILIGAVLFGYFLAITQTPQKITAFLVALDFGAYGTLALILGFFLIMGCILDAMAMIILLVPIVFPVILHLGFDPIWFGVIIVMTVELGLITPPVGMNVFVINTIAREVNLVTIFKGVFPFVMTDIVRLILLIVFPAIVLFLPMTMK